Proteins encoded in a region of the Drosophila busckii strain San Diego stock center, stock number 13000-0081.31 chromosome 2L, ASM1175060v1, whole genome shotgun sequence genome:
- the LOC108605344 gene encoding zinc finger protein 333, whose protein sequence is MDKLNYSKCPLKKRPILVEQSAEQEDQLCHDEGPVDLSVAAAAHWAEPLQQEDWCMKTAAAAATATTPPAAETATELRRRFDAAMSQTKEQLARRIWEETREIARAFPDVFTREEIAKSLARLGYGDFELPPEEEVMEPELEQSSYASITPPLIKQEQTELELEQPLGLRNYNNNLMKSIAEYEDCLRYAPPTAQPAAPAAAQPEDLSLQARRGLSENVNLHNVARALLSMQHVVPQQQTQQAESDEDAENQENQLGLKIKSRNDLYYQCQQCNKCYATYAGLVKHQQSHAYESTEYKIIRSNASSAGGHIVDQTEFCTDQASALIQAASAASVQSMQKPVGVPRYHCKDCGKSYSTYSGLSKHQQFHCPAAEGNQVKKVFSCKNCDKTYVSLGALKMHIRTHTLPCKCPICGKAFSRPWLLQGHIRTHTGEKPFSCQHCNRAFADRSNLRAHMQTHSEVKKYSCPSCTKSFSRMSLLAKHLQTGCHTEHAEQRLLSYDEAQGELDMEQDAEADGRVYYAGSVGSSAGEEEDAAHNYQMPRQGIY, encoded by the exons ATGGATAAGCTCAACTACAGCAAGTGTCCGCTAAAGAAGCGTCCCATACTCGTGGAGCAGTCAGCAGAGCAAGAGGATCAACTGTGTCATG ATGAAGGACCCGTGGATTTAAgcgtagctgctgcagcacattGGGCAGAGCCACTGCAGCAAGAAGATTGGTGCAtgaaaactgcagcagcagcagcaacagcaacgacgcCGCCTGCAGCGGAGACAGCAACGGAGCTGCGCAGACGCTTCGATGCGGCAATGTCACAGACCAAGGAGCAGCTGGCGCGACGCATTTGGGAGGAAACGCGTGAAATCGCGCGCGCTTTTCCCGATGTGTTTACGCGTGAGGAGATTGCCAAAAGTCTGGCGCGTTTGGGCTATGGCGACTTTGAACTGCCGCCAGAGGAGGAAGTCATGGAGCCAGAGCTGGAGCAGAGCAGCTATGCAAGCATTACACCGCCACTCATAAAGCAAGAGCAGacagagctggagctggagcagccgCTGGGGCTgcgcaactacaacaacaacttgatgAAAAGCATAGCAGAGTATGAGGATTGCTTGCGCTATGCGCCGCCGActgcgcagccagcagcaccagctgcaGCACAGCCAGAAGATCTGAGTCTGCAAGCGCGTCGTGGACTAAGCGAGAATGTTAATCTGCATAATGTTGCACGTGCGCTGCTAAGCATGCAACATGttgtgccacagcagcagacacaaca AGCGGAGTCCGATGAGGATGCAGAGAATCAAGAGAATCAGCTGGGCTTGAAAATCAAAAGTCGCAACGATTTGTATTATCAGTGCCAGCAGTGCAACAAATGCTACGCCACCTATGCGGGTCTAGTGAAGCATCAACAGAGCCACGCCTACGAGAGCACCGAGTACAAGATTATACGCAGcaatgccagcagcgctgGTGGACACATTGTGGATCAAACCGAGTTCTGCACAGATCAAGCATCGGCTTTAATTCAAGCCGCCAGCGCTGCTTCGGTGCAGTCCATGCAGAAGCCAGTGGGCGTGCCACGTTATCACTGCAAGGACTGCGGCAAGTCGTACTCCACCTACTCGGGCTTAAGCAAGCATCAGCAGTTCCATTGTCCTGCCGCCGAGGGCAATCAGGTGAAAAAGGTATTCAGCTGCAAGAACTGCGACAAAACTTATGTCAGTTTGGGTGCGTTGAAGATGCACATACGCACCCATACGCTGCCCTGCAAGTGTCCCATATGCGGCAAGGCCTTTAGCCGTCCCTGGTTGCTGCAGGGACACATACGCACCCACACGGGCGAGAAGCCCTTTAGCTGCCAGCACTGCAATCGCGCGTTTGCCGATCGCTCCAATCTGCGCGCGCACATGCAAACGCACTCGGAGGTCAAGAAGTACTCCTGCCCGAGCTGCACCAAGTCCTTCTCACGCATGtcgctgctggccaagcatCTGCAAACTGGCTGCCACACGGAGCATGCCGAGCAGCGTCTGCTGAGCTACGATGAGGCACAAGGCGAGCTAGACATGGAGCAGGACGCAGAGGCCGATGGGCGTGTCTATTATGCAGGCAGCGTAGGCAGTAGCGCTGGCGAGGAGGAGGATGCAGCGCATAACTATCAAATGCCCAGGCAGGGCATCTactag
- the LOC108600058 gene encoding damage-control phosphatase ARMT1, protein MLRSSISSNESELLDAATPRHSLLSGRFKQSFAYVTLRSRMPGIMLQVIQTLQSKQPELVQEYGEEVEKDLRVIIESVERLKRELSRDTQFTLFHGNEPDKLEWNAFLSELPHPKRSYFRACWMHAECYLYRRLYSFFENSRLLHNFDYFADLKQEDLKLSGVAMQSLAVATRGLGKNFESFSKLMRINLWSNHYEIQLSAFSHEKLSNYVDIDLMAQVAGLDKHLLINESTLVWNCLMKAKGQKQIVVEYICDNAGFEFFTDLLLSEYLLEHGLATQVRMHVKAIPWYISDVMERDVEWTVSFLMQHKQPMVSMVGHKLARMMAEQRLVLAPTTHFWTGPQPYFVMVDCNIELYRMFTGSQLAIFKGDLNYRKLLGDYIWDSAEEFITCLRGFRPCNICAMRTVKCEVICGLPEGVADHLLRVDPQWMISGNYGVIQYTDSLKCNCYLSSPPSKRNS, encoded by the coding sequence ATGCTGCGAAGTAGCATCAGCTCAAATGAATCGGAGCTGCTAGATGCAGCGACGCCGCGGCACTCGCTGCTGTCGGGTCGCTTCAAGCAGAGCTTTGCCTATGTAACGCTCAGATCGCGTATGCCGGGCATTATGCTTCAAGTGATACAGACGCTGCAGAGCAAGCAGCCGGAGCTGGTGCAGGAGTACGGCGAGGAGGTGGAGAAGGATCTGCGCGTTATTATTGAGTCTGTGGAGCGATTGAAGCGTGAGCTTAGTCGGGATACGCAGTTTACGCTCTTCCATGGCAATGAGCCGGATAAGCTGGAGTGGAATGCATTTCTGTCGGAGCTGCCGCATCCGAAGCGCTCTTACTTTCGCGCCTGTTGGATGCACGCCGAGTGCTACCTGTACAGGCGGCTCTACTCTTTTTTCGAAAACAGTCGCTTGCTGCACAACTTTGACTACTTTGCCGATCTGAAGCAGGAGGATCTGAAGCTAAGCGGCGTCGCCATGCAGTCGCTGGCGGTGGCCACACGTGGTCTGGGCAAGAATTTCGAGTCGTTCAGCAAGCTGATGCGCATTAATCTGTGGAGCAATCACTACGAAATTCAGCTGAGCGCATTCTCGCACGAAAAGCTGAGCAATTATGTGGACATTGATCTGATGGCGCAAGTGGCGGGCTTGGACAAGCATTTGCTCATCAATGAGTCCACCCTGGTGTGGAATTGCCTAATGAAGGCGAAAGGACAGAAGCAGATTGTTGTCGAGTATATATGCGACAATGCAGGCTTTGAGTTCTTTACGGATCTGCTGCTCAGCGAGTATCTGCTGGAACATGGGCTGGCCACGCAGGTGCGCATGCATGTCAAGGCCATCCCCTGGTACATATCCGATGTCATGGAGCGCGATGTGGAGTGGACCGTTAGTTTCTTGATGCAGCATAAGCAGCCAATGGTCTCCATGGTGGGTCATAAGCTGGCGCGCATGATGGCCGAGCAGCGTCTGGTGCTGGCGCCCACTACACATTTCTGGACAGGACCGCAGCCGTATTTTGTCATGGTTGATTGCAACATTGAGCTCTATCGTATGTTTACTGGCTCTCAGCTGGCCATTTTCAAAGGCGATCTTAACTATCGCAAGCTGCTGGGCGATTACATTTGGGATTCGGCGGAGGAGTTCATTACCTGCCTGCGTGGCTTTCGTCCTTGCAACATTTGCGCCATGCGCACGGTCAAGTGTGAAGTGATATGCGGCCTGCCCGAGGGCGTGGCCGATCATCTGCTCAGAGTCGATCCACAGTGGATGATCTCGGGCAACTACGGCGTCATCCAATATACGGATAGTCTAAAGTGCAACTGCTATCTCTCTAGTCCGCCGTCCAAGCGCAACAGTTAA